One Bufo gargarizans isolate SCDJY-AF-19 chromosome 4, ASM1485885v1, whole genome shotgun sequence DNA window includes the following coding sequences:
- the TM4SF19 gene encoding transmembrane 4 L6 family member 19: MCVGKCARCTGLSLMLLAILSITANLFLLFPNLDGSYFRRHQISRYARSLSGVWAGGLMVLLASIKITTTGFKVRRLSCCGPRFDMLLSGIFSFVALLGAAISLTVSITGLFRGPYCLYKEDDGAENKWGYLKLNLLNNDSGVMAPETSSWIDACIEPPDIETWHSSFFILLSMSNILQIILCLSQMVNAIFGVICGHCDQKNDSPMTF; this comes from the exons ATGTGTGTAGGGAAGTGTGCCCGCTGTACTGGACTCTCCCTAATGTTATTGGCTATACTCTCTATCACTGCAaaccttttcctcctcttcccaAACCTTGATGGGTCATACTTCAGAAGACACCAGATTAGCCGCTATGCTAGATCGCTGTCAGGAGTTTGGGCAGGAGGACTCATG GTGCTTCTGGCCAGTATAAAAATCACAACCACTGGGTTTAAAGTAAGAAGACTGTCTTGCTGTGGACCTCGCTTTGAT ATGCTCCTATCTGGTATTTTCTCCTTTGTGGCTTTGCTTGGAGCTGCAATATCTCTTACGGTCTCTATCACTGGGTTATTCAGAGGTCCCTATTGCTTGTACAAAGAGGATGACGGAGCAGAAAATAAATGGGGCTATCTTAAACTTAATCTATTAAATAATGA CTCAGGGGTCATGGCTCCAGAAACGTCTTCCTGGATTGATGCCTGTATAGAACCTCCAGACATTGAGACATGGCATTCCAGTTTCTTCATTCTTCTGTCTATGAGTAACATTTTACAAATTATCTTGTGTCTCTCCCAGATGGTTAATGCAATTTTTGGAGTGATATGTGGACATTGTGACCAGAAAAA TGATTCTCCGATGACCTTCTGA